Proteins from a genomic interval of Medicago truncatula cultivar Jemalong A17 chromosome 3, MtrunA17r5.0-ANR, whole genome shotgun sequence:
- the LOC25488677 gene encoding F-box/kelch-repeat protein At3g23880, producing the protein MALGNDEDDPTANRRQRLIAGTLTFQPRPELPTLPFDVLPEILCRLPVKLLIQLRCLCKFFNSLISDPTFAKKHLQLSTKRHHLVLTNDELVMYDSPIPSLFSTSAVFTQTQLHISSTLTNGRIYAPTCSCDGIFLGMLKVGSYYLWNPSIRKFKLLPTLENPHEHGANFCSFGYDHLIDNYKVIVVSSKNKVSVNTLGTDYWTRIEDIPYSDNICGQGVFVNGTVNWLASDDSNILSLDLNKESYQHLLLPDSENDLWILHVVRDCLGLFGTGDMSLDVWIMKDYGNKESWTKLYSVPNMQDRGLEAYDALYISEDDQLLVDCIEIESGNDKLVLYDSKTGTLNIPEFQNNYERICPNVYIESLISP; encoded by the coding sequence ATGGCGCTGGGTAACGATGAGGATGACCCAACTGCCAATCGTAGGCAACGATTGATCGCCGGAACCCTAACATTCCAACCACGGCCAGAGCTTCCAACTCTTCCTTTCGATGTCTTACCTGAGATTCTCTGCAGGCTTCCTGTGAAATTACTCATACAGCTTCGGTGCCTCTGTAAGttcttcaattctttaatttctGATCCCACTTTCGCAAAGAAACATCTTCAATTATCAACTAAGCGCCACCACCTCGTGTTAACAAATGATGAGTTAGTTATGTATGATTCCCCAATTCCTTCGCTTTTTTCTACTTCTGCCGTTTTTACACAAACACAACTACACATTTCTAGTACTCTCACAAATGGACGTATCTACGCCCCAACATGCTCTTGTGATGGCATTTTTTTGGGCATGCTCAAAGTTGGTTCTTATTATTTGTGGAACCCTTCCATTAGGAAATTTAAGTTATTGCCTACCTTGGAAAATCCACATGAACATGGTGCTAACTTTTGCAGCTTTGGGTACGATCATTTAATTGATAACTATAAGGTCATTGTTGTTTCTTCCAAAAATAAAGTTAGTGTTAATACTTTGGGGACTGATTATTGGACAAGAATAGAGGACATCCCATATTCTGACAACATTTGTGGACAGGGAGTATTTGTCAATGGCACTGTTAATTGGTTGGCAAGTGATGATTCAAATATTCTTTCGCTTGATTTAAACAAGGagtcatatcaacatcttttgCTACCTGATTCCGAAAATGACTTATGGATCTTGCATGTGGTGAGGGATTGCCTTGGTCTCTTTGGAACTGGTGATATGTCTTTGGATGTTTGGATTATGAAGGACTACGGAAATAAAGAGTCTTGGACTAAATTGTATAGTGTTCCTAACATGCAAGATCGCGGTTTAGAAGCCTACGATGCTTTATACATTTCTGAGGATGACCAACTTTTGGTCGATTGTATTGAGATTGAAAGTGGCAATGATAAGTTGGTTCTTTACGATTCCAAAACTGGTACTTTGAATATTCCTGAGTTTCAAAACAACTATGAACGGATATGCCCAAATGTCTACATTGAGAGTTTGATATCACCTTAA
- the LOC25488678 gene encoding F-box/kelch-repeat protein At3g23880, with product MAHVSDEDNPNDIVLTSLSLTAETTTGTTQLPTLPFDVLPEILCRLPVKLLVQLRCLCKFFNSVISDPKFAKKHLQLSTKRHHLMVTSIQPPHPAKKHYDSLLLSVFSTSTVIAQTQLYPSFSTLTDGYKFVDLTCCCDGIFCCYLENDSYFLWNPSINKVKLLPPLENPAEDDPMLVSFGYDHFIDNYKVVAVSVKKKVSVYTLGTDYWKQIDGIPYDCHIFGFGIFVSDTVNWFAKDDSDIDFFAQDDPGIDFILSLDLEKESYQQLFLPNYENENVQWILDMVRDCLCVFASSDIYWDVWIMKDYGNKESWTKLYTIPNLKDRGLEADSLLYISEDDQLLVECYNELVVYDPKTGTLNIPEFQNNYKLIDSNVYIESLISP from the coding sequence ATGGCGCACGTTAGCGATGAGGACAACCCAAACGACATCGTTCTTACTTCTCTGTCACTAACGGCAGAAACAACCACCGGAACAACCCAGCTTCCTACTCTTCCGTTTGATGTCCTGCCTGAGATTCTGTGTAGGCTTCCGGTGAAATTACTCGTACAGCTTCGATGTCTCTGTAAGTTCTTTAATTCTGTTATCTCTGATCCAAAATTCGCAAAGAAGCACCTTCAATTGTCAACAAAGCGCCACCACCTCATGGTAACATCTATTCAACCACCTCACCCTGCTAAGAAACATTATGATTCCCTACTTCTCTCGGTTTTTTCTACTTCTACAGTTATTGCACAGACACAACTTTACCCTTCTTTTAGTACTCTCACAGATGGATATAAATTTGTAGACTTAACGTGCTGTTGCGATGGCATCTTTTGCTGTTATCTCGAAAAtgattcttattttttgtggaACCCTTCCATTAACAAAGTTAAGTTATTGCCTCCTTTGGAAAATCCAGCCGAAGATGATCCTATGTTGGTAAGCTTCGGATATGATCATTTCATTGATAATTATAAGGTCGTTGCtgtttctgtaaaaaaaaaagttagtgttTATACTTTGGGAACTGATTATTGGAAACAAATAGATGGCATTCCATATGATTGCCACATCTTTGGATTCGGAATATTTGTGAGTGACACTGTTAATTGGTTTGCAAAAGATGATTCAGATATAGATTTCTTTGCACAAGATGATCCAGGGATAGATTTCATTCTTTCTCTTGATTTAGAGAAAGAGTCATATCAGCAACTTTTCCTACCTAATTATGAGAATGAAAATGTTCAGTGGATTTTGGATATGGTGAGGGATTGCTTGTGTGTCTTTGCCAGTAGTGATATATATTGGGATGTTTGGATCATGAAGGACTACGGAAATAAAGAGTCTTGGACTAAATTGTACACTATTCCTAACCTGAAAGATCGTGGTTTAGAAGCCGATtctcttttatatatttcagAGGATGACCAACTGTTGGTGGAGTGTTATAACGAGTTGGTTGTTTATGATCCCAAAACTGGTACTTTAAATATCCCTGAGTTTCAAAACAACTATAAACTGATAGACTCAAATGTCTACATTGAGAGTTTGATATCGCCCTAA